The following is a genomic window from Danaus plexippus chromosome 28, MEX_DaPlex, whole genome shotgun sequence.
tttttttgctattttcATGGATCACGAATTCCGGAGTCCAGTTTACTTTTTAACTGATCACCTTCTAAACTGTAGACAGTCCTTGACTCTTGCCTAATAAGTTGACCGACAGCCTCGTGTGTGACCCTGTAGGTGGTCATGGTCTGTTGAAACCATCTCCGCAGTCAAAAACAGTCTGCCAACGACCACAATTTCGTCCCACAAATGTCCATGGAGCACCTGCAGCCTTCGAGTTTTTAGTTTAGTTAGGAAAATGATTCACTTCTGTGCCCCAACCACAACATCGCTTTGTCACACTAAATACAGCCATATGCATGTATGcatttttacattcataaacCTATTAACCTAATCTACGTATGATCTTGATGTACCCTAAGCAAAGAGTTGCCTATATTGAACAACTCGAAGCTATGGAATTAAGATTTGAAGTTGTATCAAAAGTATATTACAACCACACGCCACTCATCACGACCGTCCGGAaacattttagaatataaagaTCTCTCTTAACCACAATAACCTCTCTGACTGCACTGACCACCCACACCACACAGATCACAGACCTCGCTGATCACATTTAACCACACTAAtagtaaaatacaatttatcaCATGCACCATCACGAAACTCAAGAATAAGCAACAatcaaattttctataaatctcTGACACATGTCACTAACAAGCACCGTAGAGTCATGTTGGGATTGTGAACGAAAATCATAGAATCTCGGATATGTTGTTGATGTTCATTGTTTATAGATATCTAGGAGCAACAGGAGAACCCGtctcttaattaatttagtaaacaaaatatttccattGCAGAgtaaaagtcataaaaaacATCACGGGAAGGAAGAAAAGAGGAAGCACTTCAACAGACTCGCTTCAACGGAGATGGATAAGAACACTGTGTCCCTGGAGGACAGTGCTGTTAATAAGTGATATTGTCATATACATTACTACCaaacagtaaataaatgtCGACGGAACACATTACATGTTCCTAAATcatttactaatatataagttattttcattaataacattattcttaataatatgcCAACTTCTCTGAACTGTGGGTTTGGGCCCTGTCTGCAACCAGATTTGATTATCAATACCACACAGACTCAATTGTGTCTGGATCAACTCATCtgaagatttaataataaaacatttgctttatacttttaaagaaCCTTTCTTTCCCGCCCCTCAACATTGgaatctgttttatatatctacACATTTCCATTACTAAGCTGTGACAACCGTTTAGTTTGCAGCATAAGGTCATCATGAGTAAACTAATTATCTTACCAATTGTTTTACACCTGGAATGACAACTTCATGGTtttgaataactttatttataatactatatgttactacatatatttacaaatgcaaagtaataacaattatgCTATACATCTTGAAACGCaaagaaaacaacaaacatatGAGGCAGTCaaacaaaatcattacaaTTGTAACATACTAAGGGTGATTTTTACGcacatcttatatataatgtgtttaaGTTCATTCAAGCTATGTTAATTTGTTTCTACTGTGATTGTTCAATCACTAACTTCTCTGCCTTGTACATGTCACCGATTATCACCTGGAATCAACAGAATAATTGTAACTTTGGGAAACAAAACACTTTCTATTTAAACCTAATATTAAGCATAAATTGTCGTCTTTacaaataacacaaatatgATAACCCACcaacacatttttaatgttctatGGACTGCAGCAGATATGTAAATCAAATGTACTTAAAGAGAAatgttaagaattattttccCTGTTTCACATTTCATCTTTCTTATCTTTCAATACTTACTGTACCAGCTACATCTGGATGTATCGtaacataaaaactaaaagataacttaataaaaatcttttacctGACGTTTTAGTATTTCCAAGTTTTCTTTTCCATGaagaaattcttttttaatagttttactatccattaatgatttgttttctttaaaggCGTCTCGTACTCTTCTTAAAGCGTAAGCCCTTAAagcgtaataaattataagtgttTCATTCATTAGTATAGTTTgcatgtataaattaaaagaaacaaaaacgtGTTAGGTTATCcacttatataaaactattttgaatttattgaaataacacacctaaaattatagtttgaaaaCTTGTGAGATTCTTTCATCAGCGACTTATAAAGCGCTAGCACTTGATTTTTCGTTATTCCCGAAGCCATTTTGTGTTTTTACGAAAATTTTGCTTATTcctgtattaaaaatgtaaataaaacagcgTTTCGTTATGcaaagaattgtttttaaaactcatAATGACGGACCGATTCAGAAAGAAGTCTTGAATATAATTACTCTATCGTAATTATAGCACAGAATCATTCCGTCACCAATAAAAATgacttgtatttttaaataaattgactggaattatttttcaattatagattttaattcgAAAACGAAACGTAATATGTGATGTTgctattacttaaaaatgtaacaaaggTCGGGGTAGAAATAATTgatgtatatgatttaaaaacaaatttttaacttaatataaatgaacttttgaattttttgatttaggtagtaataattatgtgtaaattttaaggaAAGGATTGAcaagatcttttttttttacgaagtTATGATAACACTAAGAAGCACTTGTGAACACTCCGCAGTAAGGATGGGGCTATATTCGTATATAGTAACTGTTGAATAatcgatatttaaattctttaaacatATATCGATTTCATTAAACGatcctattaataatataattacgatGTTTGTAtagtaaatagttattttttcgGGTCAAGCATagctcttatatatttatttcattctaggatatttatttcttaaaacatttgGATGTGTTCACTGTCACTCTGTAGTACAAAtatgaatgtatttatatatttttcttataaaataacatgaaaaaaaaaattatcgctGGTAAATCAAATCTGTTTAGATGCTATTGaatgatattttcttaaaagttttgtatacATCGATACATTATATCCAATCTGTCAGAATCATAATTCATCACGCATGTACCAGATATTCCGTCTCTCGTCCACGGCCCAACTCTACGCCGTATTTCGCAGTAAAAGCCAGCCATTGACCGTGTGATGCTGTCCCTCGACTATTCCgttatttgttgttataattaaatttttaaatccaaaTCGTACATAGAAGTGATGAATTAACCGACGGCGACGCCGCTGCTGCTTACAATAAACGagtcaaataaaaagtaagtgAACTTTGTAAcagattgtttatttatatttctatattgaCATGTTTTTTTCGCACCGAGGAGGATCCGTACATTCCTCTTTACAGAAAAGAAGGAACAAGTCATTTAAACTTACCTTTTTTCTTCGTCTGTTCTGTTCATTAGAGACTAATGTTATTTCGTAATGTGCGTGGAACATCTTTGACCTTGACTTTAAAGTTGGGTGAAGCTggagtatttttaaatgtgacaAGCTCGTGGCCACGGAGAGGActgttcttataaattatattaataatgtgaaGCTGTCCGACACGTTACTAATACTATTTACTACACACGTTGTTCACTGCCATtctgttattaaatacattaactattttattctataataagtaataatttatgtatatttatttatggagTCCTATTTAcatgataatgttttattatataaagggGCAAAGGTCATTTCCAAGGTGTTTCTTAATATCATGACTGTGAAAGTTTGTGTGTGGGTTTATTActcaagattaaaatatattttgactgaCTGACTCACTTTAAGTCCATAGTCtggttataaatttgtaaaacaagTGATTTCCACTGACCTCTGTAATTACAGCATCAGATCATCCAATAGTTTAGCAGCCTTTCAAGCAGAAATAGCTTTAATTTtaggataaaaataaacttttcaaaTGTGTCTTCTCTAAATACATAAGCAATAGGAGTTACTTTAATcacaatgtaatatatttttattacaactatttatttctatgaatGTAGAAAAAGTTGtgatattcaaaatatgaGTATGAAAGATGGTTCAATGTAACATTTAAGTTAGAAATTATCACAAAACGTAATTCGTGTAATTCCACTGATGTTGCAAATACCttttgtttaacatatatttaaatacacttatatataacaataataaaactgttacaatgaaattatagtggatattttaaaatacaaaatgtatttaagagATGTTgtcgttaattttaatttatattggaaaactatatatttatatatattccatcAATATGAGTCACATTAAAACTAGTTTGTCCGATGAAGAGACCTCTCTGGAATAGcattaatagtataaaaattaaatgcctGACTggtgtcatataaataaataaagttagattattattacagtatattttgagtttatattaaatgtttaaattaaattacatgttCATTGTTTCATCTTGTCAGGGGATTACTAAGCTAATGATTCATATACTAAAACATTATGAAGTGTAACATAAAAGATTACTTTTGAAAGACTGCTACAGACCTATGATTAAATACcacattaacaaataatatattatatgaaatgatgAAGTGCATTGCTTTTCTATAATATGAGTTTAAACAGACCTCGTGTGTACCTGACGCGTATATCCGCATACTGCAGCTACGTAGTGTCGTCTGatgaattcataattttatatgtgtgaagaatattaattgtatgttGTAATTATTCACAACAAGAACCACTTTAATCACtgcacatttaattaattatgctGACAACTGTGGAGTGCATTACACACAATTCTATTTAGCAATTTCCCGCGCTGACAGATGACGTCATCGGATAGCGGTAACTTTTTTTAAGACGACGGTCCTCggagttaatattattatcattaatgtattttattaaagttgtattttgattttaaaatttatgtcattAAGTGCTTTCCTTTTTATTGGCTACAGCTATTTTTACTACCAATGTTTCTATTCTTGCCAACGTTTTATTGTCTACTCAATGTATTCTATAAAAtgcaaacatatataattgatacactattattaattgtacTCTAATGTAGtagtagtataaaaaaaaatatagtatggattttaagattaattaatgtaagtatgtatataaaacaaatatacctattaaaaaaacctactcttaatatagttttaggGACGGAAATGCGTTTTTGTAGTGGTTTCCGGTAAAGTAATACTTAGTAGAAGTTAATATTCAGAATTACTTTTCCATTaagaaacaaacaatataatttttaataaattgtaccTTCTTCGTTCTGTTAATAATGTAGTACTTAGAGTTGAATGCAATTATAacaaagattataaaataataagagattacgtaaaaatattgCGATTGTTTACGTAATCATTATTAGTAAGTCATAGAGCGAGGCGGCTTAGTACGTTTAAAACTAGATATGATCGCATTACAAGATCTCTTAACAGGCttcgataatatatttattatttactagcTTTCGCTCGCGAATCCTACCGCGAGGGTCGAGAAATTATGTTCAAAGATAACGTGAATTGTGAACCAACAGGACATCTATAGTCTGTGTGACgtcatcatataaaaatactaatagtGTATGGAAAGTAGTAATTAATTCCATCctatttgttataatgatGTGTCTGCTATGTCATTGTAaagttttatctaaatatacattttttttgttaatgacaGTCACCCATACTTACATACagatgactttttttttaattctatcgCTGGGTTCGATCGGTACAGCCAGAGTCGGTATCATCcacaagttatatttataaacgatCAAAActggttttaaaattacaatgggAATGAAATCAAATGATAATGAGTcactaaataattctattgaaattaatgtatataaatagagTTATCTCTAGAGGACTAGCCCTCAGTATGGTTACAAAAGTTTGTATCATCACACTACATGCCCAGCGTCTctcgtttctcattcaataacgtacattaattctataatgtgtgaagatttttaattagaaactGTAAACTTTCCGTATTTAGTGTGACGATACGAACTCAGGGTAAGTATACTTAATTCCGTCTCATAAATATAGCTACATAGTAGAAgcgtcattatttatttatttaacacctcttattataatgtttttgttatgtcACTTTATATCTTGTTTTTACAAAGTGCgacttatatgaaaattaaaaaacagcCTTTTTTCTTCAAAGCTTTATtaatgcaataataatttataattcgtTTATCTCtatatgttttcttttaaataggTACTTTAACATTCAATTTACAAGTATAATCGAGCCAGGGTGCGGTTGCCCAATTGGTAAAAGGCCTGGCGCTCGATGTTACGAGGTCGAGGGTTCGAGTCCTGTTTGTATCGATAAAGTTTTCatcatatatttcttatttggaTTGGTCGAGTAAAAACTCAAGATTACCTTAATGTCACACACATCATTATACCCGAAAGCGGTTAAGTGACACGAAAATAacacttacttttatttataaagattaatgtCAGATCAGCgagtttataaagttatttgcaTACATTATACAGATACAGagccttattttatttcggttggtcaatataataatactcagaaattttaatttccggACGTAAtgctatatacatacatcataGTGTGTGCacgcatgtgtgtgtgtgtgtgcgagGTCGAAATATTTAGCATTATATTAGTCCAATATGTATCATCAATTGACTTTAATGGCTGGTTCACGTGTGACGTCATATTATTACATGAATGCTCAGTTAAACGTTATTATACTTTCTTTTTTCTGATGCACAGACTAAACATCCGTGAAGATGCATTACTATCCCTCATTCAGgttaaatataacatgaaacaaacaaaattgaatCTTAAAAATCGTCGTAACATATGATCAATATACTTGAATTGAAAATAGGTAAGATGTCATCGTGAATCGTAGAGGATGTGCGTCGTTTAGTTATTGAAGAACCGCGACCTCTGTGTGACAGACGTTTGCTGGAcacgattattatatataatgaaagtaaCTGGCAATAGGTTTTATAGACAGTGTGAGTAACAGGCGTCAATAGAAGAGGCTTCGTAATTTATCTTCtacataaaagaaatactaTCACGATCACGAGTAGCAAGTATCACGAGGTCTTTGTATCCCGACACAAACGTTAAAACAATGAATGTCTTTTGCGTGTTAGAGACTTGGctcttatagaaaataatattgcgGTGTCTTCATTTAACATTTAGTCATTCAAATTTATGACAAAACCATACGCTTCCAGCGATCTGCGTTTTCACTGAAACGATATCTGTGTTTTAATCTCAAACGGTATGGTCCAAGTCGCGGGTACAAGCTgagtgtttataatatttcgaaCGTAAACATTGTTgtttgacaataaaaataaattgaaattatttttttgaagtaaGTTTTAGTTTGAAGATAAAACCCAGCTTCTGGAAACTGAAAACTTATCAGTAAAAGTGATCCGAGTCATGTTCAAAGCGTTTAGAGTAACAAAGATGTTTCTGGAACTATAACACAGAAACAGCTTCCTAGCATCTGCCAGTCTCTGACAAGTAAAATTAACGTTGACTAAGATACGAAATGTGAACGCGAattaaatcagaaaataaacttTCACTCTAAAAAACGTTAATCAGTCTTGAACGATTGCTGCTAAACGAGACTCCAGGTCGTCAATACACTGACGAGCTCCTCTAGGTTCAGCTCTTAATTCCTATTGGATCAATACGCTTAGTCCAAGTTCGCTTCAGCACACTACATACGGCGCGTTCTAGTTTTATATGAGGCCGTGTACACTGTACATAGAAACATGTCCTCTGTGTAACACTCGGTGTATTCAACCTTCAGGTTTCCACTCTCGTTTCTTTTCGCACCACTTGCAGGTCTTCATACCTTGGTGACGCGACATCATGCATCGCTGTTTCTGTACGCGGGTGTCCACTGTCTCCTTTTattcttcattataatttatttcctttttgttTACGGGTTAAGTCAACACTGATATAACGAAgggaatattttagttaagaaTTTACACCTTAAAACCTCCATCTCTTTCTCTACTAAGATGACGGACAGAGACAAATTCCTCGTCATATTCTCGGTTAAAGTGATGTTATAGCATGTAAATCAAACTTCATTCTTTCGCCGTCTGTGGGTGACGTCTGCTCTGTTTTATTATCACacgacaataaaataaattacaaaataatattaaaaatacaaactgaTTCAAACTAACGTGTATGTTTGCCTTTCACCGgaaaagttttaacagaaataattaACCAATACTTGGTACGTTACATGTATagatatgtgtatattataaatataataaaatcgcactgtttcaatattttactagGTTTTGGTATTTTAACAAGACTTCGTTTTTAAGCAAATGAgatgcaaatatatttatctataaacCAGTCACTCTTATAGTACATTATATGAATTCTAatgtatagatataaaaaccACGGGAGTCGCCAGAGCTCGAGGGAACTTACGGAGTGAAAAGAggataaaaagaatttttataaaggagCAGATTAAAtgactataaattaataataaacaactaaCGAGATCTCCTTTATATGAGATGTTTGTATCAAGATGAAAAAGGGGGGGGGGGCTCGACTGTAAGAGGTGTAACATGAGGTCACACCATGATGAAGAGTtgaaaatcattgttttataatgactaatccataataataatattaaaatattactttataaagagATGTTTACGAGGGACGCGGTTCAGTGGCAGGCTTGTTGATTGCTGAGATGCCCTTGTATGGTGGTGAtgtgtgtctgtctgttgTTCCAGCACATGGCACGAGATGTCAACGGAGGGTGGGACGAGGACGACACCTGCACGGAGAGGGACAGCGACGATAGCCCCATCCTCTCATACAGGTACTCACATATAATGAATCtccacattatatataaaaatggctTCATTGATTAATACCCTTATATATAAAGGGCGGCTTATGTTTGATTTACCTGTTTTATTCTTCATAATAACAGcaaaaaattacgtaaaattttgtttatgttataataggCGGTGTTATAGACGGACGCGATTTCTCCGACACAGACTTTGGGTTAGAGAAAGTGATATTCCCACGTTATAGGTACATAAAGTGTACAGACATACAAActgatacataataataaacaaaacaataagatATCTTAATGTTCGTTATTAAAAACAGATATTtgcgttatatatatgtaaaatgaaTAACTACAACCACACATGTAGTGGCCTTTGACAAGATATTaccatacattaaaataatggtaGTGTTAGAAGATGATAATCCGTTAATGTACTAGCACGAACTGTAGAAGGCTCCATGTAGACAATATGAACAggtttacttataattaaatcgtttaaaagtaattatttatggaattgttaaaattaaattttttcatcagGCAACGGTTCaataatttcaatgataattttaaggaCGGTAGAAATAAATGTGTTCGTCCTAGACGTGACGGGAGAGAATCGATTCACACGTTAATGAAGTCATCTGTGGAAGACGTACAGAGTTATAGACgttgtttgattttattaagcCGGTCCGGGCTTGagacaaaataatttgcatccgaaatatatttaaaaaaaacgaggTATCATAGCTACAGAGTCCATACACTAAATTTAAAGATGAAAatggtattaattttttataatttacgacTACGCTAAACAATGGTccccatatacatatatcactgatgataaaaataataaataaatacagacagaaataaataataaaaagacaatACACCAGAATGAGAAGCTTTGAATTCCGATGCTCTGGCGACATTCTGTAAGGACACTGGAAGGTTATGGTTGCTACCATTATCTTGACGTCATGATCATGTCATAAGAAAGAATTGAGGAACAAAAACCACAGGATTAAAGTACATACGTAGAAAGAGATTCTTGTACAGAAATAACTCAGCTGatcaaaagaaatttaaaatgcatGTCGGATGATAATTGCTGTTCAGAGTTCGTATGTAGAAGTAAAACTGAACACGTTTTCATATCTCCCGAATGTTTCTAATGCAGATACGACCACTTAGCGTGTGAGTTGGAACAGGAGGGGAAATGTCAAGCACGAGACCGATCATATAACGCTAGGCTCGCACTGTAGTCAAAGATGATGATAACGCTATCATTATTACGTGAAGTttacagaaaattaataatttatcacatAAAATAGGAGAAGAAGGAAATGAAAGCAGTTGTTCTGGTACTGTAAAGCTGTTAAATGAGGAGTTCAGTGACCAGCTTTGATAAATACCTGAAACTGAATTGCCTGAATTGACCTATTCACACGATACAGGTTCGGACACGTTAGTTCAAGATATAAACACATCGACTTTCAGCTTTCTTGAAGCCAATGAGATTAAGTTAGGCTTCTTTAAAAGATATCAAATCTATTGTTGGTCGAGATTAGTCGTATTTTCTTTGGTTTCATTAAAGCAGGCGTATTATGACGGGGATTACAAACGAAACGTTAAAGATTGCGTAACTTACAATTAATCTAACTTTGTCACAGAGAGTTTTCTTGACATTTCCGTTCAGTCCAAGTCGCAGAATACTTTTTGGTTTGAACTCACAACTCTTTAATTCGACCTGACTGTCCGTAATAACATCAAACCCTGCTAATCAATGAAAGGTGCAAATAAAGATTTCTTAAAGACTAAGGGACAAATAATGAGTATGTGATCCAACCTAATCATGATCATCAGTTATTGAGGAACACGCACTTCTAGGCAGCTTGAGGTAAGCTTAGATGTGAAAGAGTTGTTACTGTTCCAGGTATGACAAACGTCGCTACCCGTACAGAGAGCGGCCGGCGGAGCGCCGCTGGGCGGTGACCACGGTCGCCAAGTTCTCCTTCTACTGCACAGCCATGATTCTGTTCTGCGTGTTAATGTACATACCAGTTTATAACAGAGCCAACGAACAGATACCAAAGGGTTGGACTTCTATTACATGTTATTTACGTGGCCACCTTCATATAAACTCCTATAAAGCCTCAGAGTACTGAGTTCCTATTCAATTTCCATGTAGTCTAAGTCTGCATGTTCACAGTCGACTTATAAAAAGCTTGATATGAAGGCAGCCTTATTGCCTAGAAAGTTGTTAGCCTTTCATtatgaatatgtttaatagttttctttttctatacatataatcaatattctttattttctgcTTCTttagtagtatttttttatttgttgtatttttcCTGAACTGAGCGTTCAGGTAGATCTCTCTCATATGTTAATTCAATCCAACTGCTACCTTATTTTGAGCTGAAGTTTTTCATCGGTTCTTCCAGTGGCTGTAGCTGGATGGTCGATTCACACGAACAGAGACACCAAAATATACGTACAACCAGATAACGTCACAACAATACATGAACCGAAATATGTCTGTCCCAAGAGTAACAGAGACAAAAAGAACAGTCTGCTCCTCCTCATAGTGGTCTGTTCATCGACCAGCAACTTCGACCGTCGAGTGGCCATACGAGAGACGTGGGGCAGTTATAAGAACTACTTAGAGTCGGGAAGAATATTCAAAGCAGTACAAGAAAAATACAAGAATTACAACTACACGTATGATTTATATGAGGaggaaaaaaatcatttaaattttagtctTAACTTAGATAGGAAAAAACGAGACATATCTGGTCTTGGGCGGTTCCTTCCGGAACTGGCGAGGGCGCTGCAGAAGAACCTCATCACTGTGACTGAAGAGGTTGAAGAAAAGAGGTTCGAAGACGAGAAGGGAGAAGAAATGTTGACCGGCTTCGACATGAACAAAGAACTTAACGAACAAGACGAGCTCGACTTAGACTATGATGATGAGTCTAACATCATGAAGATACCACCGAAAGGATACGAGGACCAGAGTCCAGACTTGGATGACGTTATTGATATGTTGAAGAAGTCGAAAGATTTTCCCAAAGAAGACGTCTCAGAACCAGTTTCGGACAAAGAAGTCGATTTCAAGCTCGTGTTCCTCCTGGGGCTGCCGTCACAAGATAACGACACGGACGTCCAGGAGAAGATCGAAGAGGAAGTCGACAAATATGGTGACGTCATTCAAGAAGGATTCATAGACTCGTATAACAACCTCACCCTCAAGTCGATCATGATGCTGAAGTGGGTCACCAACAACTGCAACGAGAGTGGTGAGACGTTTTGCAGTTCTGTTATAGCTTAAATTCTAATTAGTATGGGTGTCCGCCGACCGCCGCCAGCTGCACGCGCTATTaatgttctttataataaGTGGGTTAATTCTTCCAGTTCGCTACATCCTCAAGACTGATGACGACATGTATGTGAACGTCCCCAACCTGGTTCAGAACCTGAAGAACAGGTCCAAGGTCCACGACAGCACCAAGGGCCAGGAGAAAGAGTACATGCTGATCGGCGACCTGATATGTGGGGCGCGACCCGTCCAAGACGTTAGCAATAAGTGGTTAGACatgtgttattatttgtttgaggCGTGCGTCTCAGT
Proteins encoded in this region:
- the LOC116776338 gene encoding LYR motif-containing protein 4B, yielding MASGITKNQVLALYKSLMKESHKFSNYNFRAYALRRVRDAFKENKSLMDSKTIKKEFLHGKENLEILKRQVIIGDMYKAEKLVIEQSQ